A part of Entelurus aequoreus isolate RoL-2023_Sb linkage group LG10, RoL_Eaeq_v1.1, whole genome shotgun sequence genomic DNA contains:
- the LOC133658753 gene encoding sodium/potassium/calcium exchanger 1-like isoform X1, which translates to MRRHLHILFLLLGLFIRLHNSSPTPQTGEDVGSSSFKATTAPSPLQSMYQQHSSNMTCAQDIPATVSASSSHRNGGYPADLFSLKERRQGWVVLHMIGIVYTFVSLAVVSNEFFVPALWGIIDKFDISHDVAGATVMAAARSIPKLVITIIGDFFSYSIVGMGNIVGWAIFNFLFVVGLCALFSLEVLHLTKWPFCRDVAFYILDLVLLTTFFLDNVIRWWESMTLVASYIFYLVIMKFNVHIKLAFQTHLLKKRDTFEAISSEEPKESRAKDKSLDEEKNDPLKPLEEPLSIEWPHTCCKQVTSLLLVPIFPLLLTVPDIYKKNSRKFFLVTLLSSILWISVFSYLMVWWAHLVGETFSIPGEIIGLTVLAAGTSIPDIMTSVVVAREGFGDMAVSSCLGNNIFNVTICLPAKWLLYSLSHGLMVLPVSTDGLLCAIVLLFLTLLFFIISIVSCKWKLCKTLGFMMLLLYGFFIMVSVMLRYHIVVCPL; encoded by the exons ATGAGGAGACATCTGCACATATTATTTCTCTTACTTGGGCTTTTCATCAGACTGCATAACTCTTCTCCCACACCTCAGACTGGAGAGGATGTTGGATCTTCCTCGTTTAAAGCAACCACTGCACCTTCACCACTACAAAGCATGTATCAGCAGCATTCCTCCAACATGACCTGTGCACAAGACATACCAGCAACCGTCAGTGCGTCTTCTTCTCACAGGAACGGAGGATACCCCGCTGATCTTTTTTCTTTGAAAGAGCGCAGACAAGGCTGGGTGGTTCTCCACATGATTGGCATAGTGTACACCTTTGTGTCACTTGCAGTTGTGAGCAATGAGTTCTTTGTTCCTGCACTGTGGGGCATCATAGACAAGTTCGACATCTCCCATGATGTCGCAGGGGCTACCGTCATGGCCGCCGCTCGGTCCATCCCTAAGCTTGTCATTACCATCATAGGAGATTTCTTCTCTTACAGCATTGTGGGTATGGGCAACATTGTTGGCTGGGCAATTTTCAACTTTCTGTTTGTGGTTGGACTGTGCGCTTTGTTTTCCCTGGAAGTTCTTCATCTAACCAAATGGCCCTTTTGTAGAGATGTAGCCTTCTACATACTGGACCTTGTCTTACTCACCACCTTTTTCCTGGATAATGTCATCAGGTGGTGGGAGAGCATGACGCTGGTAGCCAGTTACATCTTCTATTTAGTTATCATGAAATTCAATGTGCATATCAAATTGGCCTTCCAGACACATCTACTTAAGAAGAGGGACACTTTTGAGGCTATATCCAGTGAGGAACCAAAG GAATCTAGAGCGAAAGATAAGTCACTGGATGAAGAGAAGAATGACCCCTTAAAGCCACTTGAGGAGCCTCTGTCTATAGAATGGCCGCACACTTGCTGTAAACAAGTCACCAGTCTTCTCCTGGTGCCCATATTCCCTCTGTTGCTCACCGTTCCAGACATctacaaaaag AATTCCAGAAAATTCTTCCTTGTCACACTTCTGAGCTCCATTTTATGGATTTCTGTCTTCTCCTACCTCATGGTGTGGTGGGCCCACCTG GTCGGTGAGACCTTCAGCATACCAGGGGAGATAATAGGCCTGACTGTTCTGGCTGCAGGAACGTCCATCCCAGACATCATGACCAGTGTGGTTGTGGCTCGTGAAGGCTTTGGTGACATGGCCGTTTCCAGTTGTCTGGGCAACAACATCTTCAACGTGACTATATG TCTGCCGGCAAAATGGCTGCTGTACTCGCTCAGCCACGGGTTGATGGTCCTGCCCGTCAGCACCGACGGGCTCCTCTGTGCAATTGTTCTGCTTTTCCTCACGCTCCTCTTCTTCATCATCTCCATCGTATCCTGTAAATGGAAACTGTGTAAGACGCTGGGTTTCATGATGCTTCTGCTTTACGGTTTCTTTATCATGGTCAGTGTAATGCTACGATACCACATTGTAGTGTGCCCTCTTTAA
- the LOC133658753 gene encoding sodium/potassium/calcium exchanger 1-like isoform X2, giving the protein MRRHLHILFLLLGLFIRLHNSSPTPQTGEDVGSSSFKATTAPSPLQSMYQQHSSNMTCAQDIPATVSASSSHRNGGYPADLFSLKERRQGWVVLHMIGIVYTFVSLAVVSNEFFVPALWGIIDKFDISHDVAGATVMAAARSIPKLVITIIGDFFSYSIVGMGNIVGWAIFNFLFVVGLCALFSLEVLHLTKWPFCRDVAFYILDLVLLTTFFLDNVIRWWESMTLVASYIFYLVIMKFNVHIKLAFQTHLLKKRDTFEAISSEEPKESRAKDKSLDEEKNDPLKPLEEPLSIEWPHTCCKQVTSLLLVPIFPLLLTVPDIYKKVGETFSIPGEIIGLTVLAAGTSIPDIMTSVVVAREGFGDMAVSSCLGNNIFNVTICLPAKWLLYSLSHGLMVLPVSTDGLLCAIVLLFLTLLFFIISIVSCKWKLCKTLGFMMLLLYGFFIMVSVMLRYHIVVCPL; this is encoded by the exons ATGAGGAGACATCTGCACATATTATTTCTCTTACTTGGGCTTTTCATCAGACTGCATAACTCTTCTCCCACACCTCAGACTGGAGAGGATGTTGGATCTTCCTCGTTTAAAGCAACCACTGCACCTTCACCACTACAAAGCATGTATCAGCAGCATTCCTCCAACATGACCTGTGCACAAGACATACCAGCAACCGTCAGTGCGTCTTCTTCTCACAGGAACGGAGGATACCCCGCTGATCTTTTTTCTTTGAAAGAGCGCAGACAAGGCTGGGTGGTTCTCCACATGATTGGCATAGTGTACACCTTTGTGTCACTTGCAGTTGTGAGCAATGAGTTCTTTGTTCCTGCACTGTGGGGCATCATAGACAAGTTCGACATCTCCCATGATGTCGCAGGGGCTACCGTCATGGCCGCCGCTCGGTCCATCCCTAAGCTTGTCATTACCATCATAGGAGATTTCTTCTCTTACAGCATTGTGGGTATGGGCAACATTGTTGGCTGGGCAATTTTCAACTTTCTGTTTGTGGTTGGACTGTGCGCTTTGTTTTCCCTGGAAGTTCTTCATCTAACCAAATGGCCCTTTTGTAGAGATGTAGCCTTCTACATACTGGACCTTGTCTTACTCACCACCTTTTTCCTGGATAATGTCATCAGGTGGTGGGAGAGCATGACGCTGGTAGCCAGTTACATCTTCTATTTAGTTATCATGAAATTCAATGTGCATATCAAATTGGCCTTCCAGACACATCTACTTAAGAAGAGGGACACTTTTGAGGCTATATCCAGTGAGGAACCAAAG GAATCTAGAGCGAAAGATAAGTCACTGGATGAAGAGAAGAATGACCCCTTAAAGCCACTTGAGGAGCCTCTGTCTATAGAATGGCCGCACACTTGCTGTAAACAAGTCACCAGTCTTCTCCTGGTGCCCATATTCCCTCTGTTGCTCACCGTTCCAGACATctacaaaaag GTCGGTGAGACCTTCAGCATACCAGGGGAGATAATAGGCCTGACTGTTCTGGCTGCAGGAACGTCCATCCCAGACATCATGACCAGTGTGGTTGTGGCTCGTGAAGGCTTTGGTGACATGGCCGTTTCCAGTTGTCTGGGCAACAACATCTTCAACGTGACTATATG TCTGCCGGCAAAATGGCTGCTGTACTCGCTCAGCCACGGGTTGATGGTCCTGCCCGTCAGCACCGACGGGCTCCTCTGTGCAATTGTTCTGCTTTTCCTCACGCTCCTCTTCTTCATCATCTCCATCGTATCCTGTAAATGGAAACTGTGTAAGACGCTGGGTTTCATGATGCTTCTGCTTTACGGTTTCTTTATCATGGTCAGTGTAATGCTACGATACCACATTGTAGTGTGCCCTCTTTAA